GTCACCGTCGTGGGCGGTATCTTCATCTTTGTCTTCGGACACAATTTCAGATTTGTCTCCCTCTTCATTGTCGTCTTTATTGGACGCTTCATCATCTATTCGAGGGGTAGCAAACGCCGCCGCCGAATCTGGGAAAGTAAAACGAGACAACGGCCGTGAAGATGAGGCTGTTGGATTTGGAATCGGATCTAGCTTAGGTGAAGGATTCAAGCAGATGTCTTCATATGCGGTGGGAGCAGATTCGTAGTCATGGTCTTCTTTGTCGAATGCTTCGTTGGATTCATGTGTATCCCAtagatcatcttcttcttcttcttcggattGATTTGTATCCCATTGatactcttctttttcaactGCTTCTTCGTAGGATTTATATGTACGCCATTCTACATTTTCAAATAACCCTTTGTTGCTTCCGTCCGTTTCGTCCATCAAGATCTGGACACCACATTCAATAATGCGAGCGTAACCACCGAAGAACTTGAGCATTATCTTTCGTCCATTAAAAATTAATGGGAAGCTAATGTCAAATATAAAGACATGTTCCGTTTGGAACGTGTAGACGGTTTGTAGTTGGAAATCCTCGGAAGCGGATTTTACTGAGTCGCCAATGACTCTGCAATGACATGCAAGTCCTAGTTCGTAAGCTTTGTAAGACTCGAATTCTTCGACATCGTCTAGTGAATTGACAACACAACGCAAACCTTAAATCTGTTGAAAGCAGAAGGAGGAATTGTTAAGCAATTTCCTCTCGCTCGGTAATCGACTTCTTCAAGTACTTCTCTTGCTGGTAAGATAACATTCCCATGAACAAACGATTGTTGAATAATCGCTCGTCGTGCTTCTCTATCCAATGTGAAGCATTTGATGAAATTGAACTGCGCATTTGGAATGTTTAGAGAGTCACTTACTCTTTCTAGTGATGTACAATCCTCTGCAAATAGACACTCGAGCGAACAAGGGAGTTCTGGCAAAGACACAAGTCTTTTGCAGCCTGATAGTTTAAGGTAATATAGATTATGAAGATCTTTGATGCTATCTGTAACCCACTCAATACCACAATTGCTTAGGTCTAGCTTCCTTAGACCCATGGGGAGATGTGTTGAGAAGGTCTTGAGATTTCTATTGGAACATATATAAAGAGTAGTAACACCAGTGCAATGCCTAAATGATGCAGGCAATTCTTGTACCCCTGTTTTCTCTATCACAAGTTCCTCGAGGCTGGTGGGAACATCTGGAAAACTTTTCAACCGTGGGCAATCATGTATGTTGATAATCTTAAGAGATGCCAAGTTGATGAGAGTTGGAATGACTTCTAGACTTTCACAGGATTCCATGTGTAAGTTAACTATTTTGTGAAGATTCGCAACTGAGGATGGAATCTCTACCAAAGCATTGCACTCAGCCACATCCAATCTCTCCAGATTTGCTGCTTTCGAAAGATCTGGGAGTTCCTTCAAACAAGATGACCCACACAAGTTCATCTCCTTGAGATTTGCAAGTGGCTGAACGTGAAAATCAGAACAAAATGTGCTATTAGACTATTGCCAACATCAAATATCTCATTTCCCATCAACACACGTAAGTAACTTACCTGAGTTCCTTTCCATAGCTTCTCGAGCTCACTGTACTCCATGTTGAGTGTGACGAGATTTTCTGGACCAAATCTAAAAGATTTTCTCGGGTATGCCTCCCAATGTAGTAACCTTATGCTAGATGGAAGCTCCATCTCCTCTGGTACGTGCAATTTACTATCTCGGGGATCCGTCCCATTAAAGACTTTTAAGATGAGAAGATTgcacatttttttaaaagcctttttgtttattactaATTCTTTGATCTCTGCTACGTCCAATGATAATCCTAAAGCTGATCCTTTACCCTAACAAATATTCCAAACAACTTGTTAGTGGCCAGAGATAATATGCTCAAACAATAACATGGTAAGTAATGCAAACCCccttaaattaagaaaacataccTTTGCCTCTTCTAGAACATAACAAATATCCTGGGGATCTTCTAGAATCTTTCGtttggaaattttttgtttggaaataACTTCTCGAGCCATTACTTGTAGCAACCGGTTCATTACGACTCTACTTTTGCGATTATGGTCTATATCTATTTGTATAAGACATCTATTAGCTAGTTTTTTCAACCCAAGTCTAACATCCAATACGTTAGTATTTTCTAGCATGGATGTCACATAATCAACATAATCATAATTGAAGTAGACTGCAATGAGGAGAAAAAGAGCTTGGTCTTTCTCATATAAACTCTCATAGCCAACTTTCAATACACTCTCAATTCTTCCATCAAGACAGTCTTTCAACCTTGGTAGTTCTTCAATCCAGTCAGCCTGACTTTTTCCCCACAATAACGTCCCCAAAACATGCAGACCCAATGGAAGATTACCACAAATACTTGCAACTTCATATGTAAGCTTCAAAAAACCATAAGGTGGAGAGGGTTGTCTAAAAGCAGATAGACAAAAGATCATTAGAGCTTCTCCTTCTGATGGAAAACCCACATGGTATATATCCTTGATACCATGTTGCAGcaaaatctctctgttttcagtGGTCACTATCACCCTACTTCCAGGACCAAACCACCTGATATCAGCCAAAGCCTCTAGTTGATATAGATGCTCCACATCATCAAGAATAATAAGAACCCTCAAGTCGTCAAGCCTTTCTTTCATCACACTTAAATGGCCCACCCTAATTTTATCCTGATTTAAAACATATGCAAGAAGTTGCTGTTGTAAGTGCAACTTCAAACGATACTCATCAAGACCAATCTTATAGCTTTCCCTAAGATTGTCCACAAAACAAGTACGCTGAAACATGTTAGAGAGTCGACCATGTAAAGCTGTAGCAATGGTACTTTTACCAATGCCTGCAGGACCAGAGATTCCAACAATCTTAACTCCATCATTCTTTAAATCTAGCAAAGACTCCATTTCCCTCAAATGATCGTTTAGTCCAACCATGCCATCAAAATCCCTACACGGTGTGACGTTTAGTATATCTGAAACATCTCTTGCAATCTTCTCGATCATTTTAGCTTCATTGGGcctaacaaaaagaaaagaaaattcatgagaaaaaatcataaagagaccattcctctgtttccttGCATGGACACTACCGATTTATGGTTCCCCTCAACAATTAAACCTACTCTAAAATAGAATGCAATATcagatattaattaatatctgATATTCATAACGACGAAATATAACAGTAATTAGAACCACAAcaaattttgatcaaatatacttaaagaattgatatttataaCTATAGTAATCAAACTCCTATTCATTACACGCTATAACATACCATAGCAAAATCCCTGTCAAATATActtaaaagtttcaaatttatcAGATTAATCAAATTCCAAACTTCACAACCCATGTCATCCcacataaaatcataaaacacCATTATtcatcataagaaaaataaactgtACTTAACTAAATACAAACCAGTGTTTAAAGTCTTCTCCGGCAATGTTGCCCACATAGGTCAAAGCTTGGGTCCATTTTTGCctctcctcctctgttttatGAGCACAAGTTTCTTTAAAAGCAATCCCAAAATCTCCGGTTTGGTTGCGGACATCAGAAGGATCAACTTCGTAGAAGACAGTCATCACTATTTGCCCTATATCTTCTTTGCACTTTAAAATCTCCAATAGCTCATCCAAAGACCAACTGGAAGAAGCATAGTTCTTCGAGAGCAATAAGATCGCGATCCTCGATTCTCCAATGGCTTTTTTGAGAGCTGGAGCGATAATTTGGCTTCTTTCGATCCCGTTGTCATCGAACATAGTAATTCCATTGTAAATAAACTGTTGACGTAAATGACTGAGAAATTTAATACGGACGTCTGGTCCATGGAAGCTCGTGAAGACATTGTATCTCCAGTTGCGaggtgaggaagaagaagaagccatgagAGATGATCTTGAGTGGTTCAAAATCACAGATTTTGAGTCTTGGATAAGAATGGGAAAATAGTGTTCACttaatagagagagagaaatgggAAGTTTCTTTGCAAAGTTAAAGAAATTTCGAAAGTTTAAATGTATTATTACAAACGAAtatggagaaaaacaaaaagaaagaaaagaaaagtcataATGAAGCGTACATaacaatttgtatatatactgTCCATTCTTGGCCAGATGTGTTTAGGATCATTCTTTTACCATTATGCGGACGAGAAAATAGCTAGCAAAGCTGAGTTCACTTGTTAAGAGAGACATGGATGTGAAGTTTCTTTgcaaagtaaaagaaatttcAGAAGAGTTAAATGTGGTTTTAGAAAACAAGTGGGGtttgagagaagaaattgcgaagagattttgaagaatttttgTCATTTACAGAGTAAACCACAACCATATTAGGTATTATATTCTTAACTTCCTAAATGGTtcgaaaatgtttttttccttgggaaagtttttaacaaaatgttaGGAAGATTAATGCATGCGTGGAAGCTATCTTGATAGAACTCATTATCATAAACACCAACCTCTGTTCTCAACCTCTTCATTCGTCCTTACTCGGTGCGATTatgtgattttcttttgattcaagTGTTGTCTAGGTTGATTATTTGGCAAACGGCGTACACACATAAGATGGCATGCTGGATATCTTATGTCTCGACccatataatatacaaaaagaaactctagacattttgatatgttgatatgttttgaatttaactggcagtttttgatttttcttaaatctctATATTAATGTTAGGGAAGTacctaattaaaaacaatctTGGTTTTTGTAAGATATTACGTTACAATGCCTTTGGAAAAAGAAGTGTTATATAGTCAATTTACGAGTCTACTAAAATTCcttatttaaaaatgtaagattttatatttttacaattGAATACCACTATTTCCTTCTCCTAATCAAATTACCAAATTCCAGTTCTactaatatttctttttcttctaaacgtcaataaaatatcaaaagtaacaaatagGCATGGATGTTCGGATACCCATTCGAATTCGGTTCGgatattttaggtttttggaTATTCGGGTGTAGACGTATAGGATCCGTTCGGATATTTATAGATCTCGGATCGGATTCGGATAACCACCCATCAGGTTTGGATCGGGTATGGGTGTCACTAATTTCAATATACCGTTACTTTCGTATTCAAATCGAATTACCAAGTTATTTTCatcttataaaaaagaaattaacaaaaagatatctttccaaaaataatatacaactttaattaaattataaaaacaaaaatacattattaattggATAATTTGCAGATATAAccttaaaatttttataaattaacaaactaaccaataaaaacaacCTAACAATATAacatatgtaatatatattattacagTTTTATCCCCACTACTAACACCATTAACCACCACTACAACCACCGCCGGCGGCTAACCACCGCCGCCGGCCAACCACCTCCACCGCCGGCCAACCACCTCCGTCGCCGGACAACCACCGCCGTCGCCGGACAACCACAACCACCGTCGCCGGAAAACCGCCGCCGCCGGAATCACCACCATAACGACCATCGCCGGCAACCACCGCCGTTGCCGGAAAACCGCGCCGCCACCGCCGGACAACCACCGTCACCATCGCCGGACAACCACCGTCACCATCGCCGGACAACCACCGCCGCCGTTGCCGGACAACCACCGCACCATCGCCGGACAACCGCCGCCGCCGGAACTACCACCATCGCCGGACAACCACCTCCACCGGAATCACCACCGCCGGAATCACTACCGCCGCCGTCGCCGGAATCACCGTCGCCGCCGTCGCCGGAACCACCACCGCCATCGTCGCTggaaccaccaccaccaccaccttaGATCATTTTACCTACCCCTTAAGTTAATTACttaataattacatatatagtgctatattcttaatttttctctcaaaaagTGTTATTCATGCAAATCACccttataaattttagaaaaaaatgacCAGTCACAATAAACatattagatttgatatctaataTGAGAgttattcttaaatttttgtgttcttaataatcttcttctaaaactttaaatattaGGCTTGACCTAATGTACAAGTAAATAAGCCCATCTCTAATATATATCATCTGAGCCATCAATTGTGCATGTAACCATATTCCATATATATCAACAATAGCTAGACAGTATATAATGAGAACTTCTATGTGACTCTGTGTTCAGTTTTGATAACGcaaattcaaaatatcaaCCTAGAAACAACACGTGAATCACAAGAATTTGAGCTCGTTGTAAGAAACTGAATCACCTCTTCACACCGAGCCAAggtgaaagaagagattgaaaagAGAACTTGGTGTTTACGAGTTCACCACTTGTGAGCTGTATTTCTAAATAGattaaaatctgtttttttttttttttttctaacgaTAAATCTGTTTTACACATATGTCACATAGCATGCATTAATCTTCCCAACAAGAAACCTTCCATTGCGCGTTTGCATTATTACCGGAGCCCACATTCCCATTTCTTCGAAGTCACGTTgactttgaatttttcttctctactttCGTTTACGTTCCAAAGAAACATTTCACGCTCTCTGGGAATCTGTGATTTTGAACCTctcatggcttcttcttcttcttcttcttcacgtcGCACCTGGAGATACAATGTCTTCACGAGTTTCCATGGACCAGACGTCCGCAAAACATTTCTCAGTCATTTACGCAAACAATTTAACTACAATGGAATTACAATGTTCGATGATCAAAGGATCGAGAGAAGCCAAATCATCGCCCCAGCTCTCACGGAAGCGATTAGAGAATCAAGGATCGCTATCGTATTGCTCTCGAAGAACTATGCTTCTTCCAGTTGGTGTTTGGATGAGTTGTTGGAGATTTTAGATTGCAAAGAACAATTAGGGCAGATTGTGATGACTGTCTTCTACGGAGTACATCCTTCTGATGTAAGGAAACAAACTGGAGATTTCGGGATTGCTTTCAATGAAACATGTGCTCGTAAAACAGAGGAGCAGAGGCAAAAATGGAGCCAAGCGTTGACCTATGTGGGCAACATCGCTGGAGAACATTTCCAAAACTGGTTTGcgttttatacttttatgtCGTAGGATATTAATTGTGATGAATTGGAGTTTATGAATTATAGTATcaattcttgattttgtttttctcatgaataggctttttttctttgtctttggttAGGGACAATGAAGCGAAGATGATAGAGAAGATTGCAAGTGATGTTTCAGATAAACTCAATACCACACCGTCTAGGGATTTTGATGGCATGATTGGACTTGAAGCTCATTTGAGAAAAATAGAGTCTTTGCTTGATTTAGATTATGATGGAGCTAAGATTGTTGGAATCTCTGGTCCTGCAGGCATTGGTAAGAGTACCATTGCCAGAGCTTTACATAGTGTACTATCTAAACGGTTTCAGCATAATTGTTTTATGGACAACCTTCATGAAAGCTATAAGATTGGTCTTGTTGAGTATGGTTTGAGGTTGCGGTTACAAGAGCAACTtctttcaaagattttgaaCCTAGATGGCATTAGGATAGCCCATTTAGGTGTGATACGAGAGAGGCTACACGACCAGAAGGTTCTTATCATTCTTGATGATGTGGAGAGTCTAGATCAACTTGATGCTTTGGCTAATATCGAGTGGTTTGGTCCTGGAAGTAGGGTCATAGTGACCactgaaaacaaagagattttACAGCAACATGGTATCAGTGATATATACCACGTGGGTTTTCCATCAAGTAAAGAAGCTTTAATGATCTTTTGTCTATCCGCTTTTAGACAACTCTCTCCACCTGATCGGTTTATGAATCTTGCTGCTGAAGTTGCAAAGCTTTGTGGTTATCTTCCATTGGCTCTGCATGTTTTAGGGTCATCATTGCGGGGAAAGAACTATTCTGACTGGATAGAAGAACTACCAAGATTGCAAACTTGTCTTGATGGAAGAATTGAGAGTGTATTGAAAGTGGGCTATGAAAGTTTACATGAGAAAGACCAAGCTCTATTTCTCTACATTGCAGTCTTCTTCAATTATCAACATGCTGATTATGTGACATCCATGCTGGCAAAAACTAACTTGAATGTTAGACTTGGGTTAAAAATATTAGCCAATAGACATCTTATACATATAGGTCATGGCGCTAAAGGTATAGTGGTAATGCACCGTTTGCTAAAAGTAATGGCTAGACAAGTCATTTCCAAACAAGAGCCTTGGAAACGCCAGATTCTTGTAGATACCCAAGagatttcttatgttttggaaaatgCAGAAGTAAGCTTTCTGTTTGCGCTATCATGTTTATTCACTGCTGTTTAAAGCAGATCTTGCCAATAACAAGTTTTgctttggaatattttttgttaggGTAATGGATCAATCGCAGGTATATCATTTGACGTAGGAGAGATcaacaaattaacaataagCGCTAAGGCGTTTGAAAGAATGCACAATCTTTTGTTGCTAAAAGTTTACGATCCGTGGTTTACTGGAAAAGGACAAGTGCACATTCCAGAGGAGATGGATTTTCTTCCTCGCCTAAGCTTACTTCGTTGGGATGCATACACGAGAAAGACCCTTCCTCGTAGATTCTGCCCAGAAAATCTCGTCGAACTCAACATGCCGGATAGCCAGCTCGAGAAGCTATGGGAAGGAACTCAGGttagttatttattatttgtgcTGATATGAGACGATACAGCTGATATTTGATGTTAGGAATATTcacatagaaaaatatatataaactatgtTGAAACGGTACTTATTGattatattatgatttttacGTGCAGCTGCTTGCAAATCTCAAAACGATGAAGCTCTCTAGGTCATCTCGTTTGAAGGAACTCCCAAATCTTTCAAATGCTAAAAATCTGGAGCGTCTGGATTTGCATGAATGCGTTGCTTTGTTAGAGCTTCCATCCTCAATTTCTAATCTTCATAAACTATACTTCTTAGAGACGAATCATTGCAGACGTCTACAAGTCATTCCAACTCTCACCAACTTGGTATCTCTCGAAGATATCAAGATGATGGGATGCTTACGACTGAAAAGTTTTCCAGATATTCCTGCCAACATCATTAGGCTCTCTGTAATGGAGACTACGATTGCAGAATTTCCCGCGTCACTTAGGCATTTCTCGCATATTGAGTCTTTCGATATAAGTGGCAGTGTAAATCTCAAGACCTTTTCAACACTTCTCCCCACGAGTGTAACAGAGCTACACATAGACAACAGTGGTATTGAGAGTATTACAGATTGCATCAAAGGTCTTCATAATCTACGTGTCCTTGCTCTATCAAACTGTAAAAAACTCACGTCATTGCCGAAGCTTCCTAGTTCACTCAAATGGCTACGGGCAAGCCATTGTGAATCACTGGAGAGAGTAAGTGAACCTTTAAACACTCCAAATGCAGACCTTGATTTCAGCAACTGTTTCAAATTGGATCGACAAGCGCGACAAGCGATTTTTCAACAACGGTTTGTTGATGGGCGAGCTCTCTTACCAGGAAGAAAAGTACCTGCACTGTTCGATCATCGAGCCAGAGGAAATTCATTAACAATTCCTAATTCTGCTTCCTATAAGGTTTGCGTTGTGATTTCTACAGAGTTTGATCATAAAGACAGAGATTCTACCATAGTTTCAAGACTACTGTGTCGTTGCATAGTCATCAGCAACTCAGTAAACTCCACTGACAAGGAGTTTGTACTAACGGATGTCTATAAATATCGAATGGaacatctatttatatttcataTGGTGAACCCGGTGTCCTTTTTCTACCCCTCTAGCAGAGAGATAGTGCTCGAATTCAGCAGCATACACAAACATTTCGACATTGTTGAATGTGGTGTCCAGATCTTGACGGATGAAACAGAGCGAAACAACAATGTGGGTTCTGCAGATGAAGATGATCTCTGGTATATACATGAATTCAGCGAATCGTTacgcaaagaagaaaaagataaagatagcGTCGCTAAATCTGAATCCTGCGGAGCgtcagaaaaagaagatgaggaagcaACCAAAGACAAAGATGAGGATATCGCCGAACACAGTGATTCCGAATCCATATCCGAGAACCGTCCGAGGAAGAGGACGATGATAAGTGCTACTACTAATCTGAAGAAATGGTTtctctgtctttttcttttcttctttttctcttttgcttttgttaaatTCTCCATCTACTTTGATCTTTTCTAACATATGCCTGTAATTCCTTGCTATAATAGGTTAGTAGTAAGTAGCTCAGTAAAAGTTCCCTCACTTCATATGGAGATGAACAAGACTTGTATTATGTTATTTTGGATTATATATGTGATAGggtattttgtatatatgacaaattatgtaacaaattttttcaTGTTACATAGtgggaagaaggagaatgaaTAGAAAAATGTAACGGACGCTATTTGTGTACGTTGCTTGTTCAAATCTTGTGTTCACTGACGGTAACTTGGATTGCTAAAGCGATTTGAAGATCCTAGTCATTATACCTATC
This sequence is a window from Arabidopsis thaliana chromosome 1 sequence. Protein-coding genes within it:
- a CDS encoding Disease resistance protein (TIR-NBS-LRR class) family (Disease resistance protein (TIR-NBS-LRR class) family; FUNCTIONS IN: transmembrane receptor activity, nucleoside-triphosphatase activity, nucleotide binding, ATP binding; INVOLVED IN: signal transduction, defense response, apoptosis, innate immune response; LOCATED IN: intrinsic to membrane; CONTAINS InterPro DOMAIN/s: ATPase, AAA+ type, core (InterPro:IPR003593), NB-ARC (InterPro:IPR002182), Disease resistance protein (InterPro:IPR000767), Toll-Interleukin receptor (InterPro:IPR000157); BEST Arabidopsis thaliana protein match is: Disease resistance protein (TIR-NBS-LRR class) (TAIR:AT1G56510.1).); protein product: MASSSSSPRNWRYNVFTSFHGPDVRIKFLSHLRQQFIYNGITMFDDNGIERSQIIAPALKKAIGESRIAILLLSKNYASSSWSLDELLEILKCKEDIGQIVMTVFYEVDPSDVRNQTGDFGIAFKETCAHKTEEERQKWTQALTYVGNIAGEDFKHWPNEAKMIEKIARDVSDILNVTPCRDFDGMVGLNDHLREMESLLDLKNDGVKIVGISGPAGIGKSTIATALHGRLSNMFQRTCFVDNLRESYKIGLDEYRLKLHLQQQLLAYVLNQDKIRVGHLSVMKERLDDLRVLIILDDVEHLYQLEALADIRWFGPGSRVIVTTENREILLQHGIKDIYHVGFPSEGEALMIFCLSAFRQPSPPYGFLKLTYEVASICGNLPLGLHVLGTLLWGKSQADWIEELPRLKDCLDGRIESVLKVGYESLYEKDQALFLLIAVYFNYDYVDYVTSMLENTNVLDVRLGLKKLANRCLIQIDIDHNRKSRVVMNRLLQVMAREVISKQKISKRKILEDPQDICYVLEEAKGKGSALGLSLDVAEIKELVINKKAFKKMCNLLILKVFNGTDPRDSKLHVPEEMELPSSIRLLHWEAYPRKSFRFGPENLVTLNMEYSELEKLWKGTQPLANLKEMNLCGSSCLKELPDLSKAANLERLDVAECNALVEIPSSVANLHKIVNLHMESCESLEVIPTLINLASLKIINIHDCPRLKSFPDVPTSLEELVIEKTGVQELPASFRHCTGVTTLYICSNRNLKTFSTHLPMGLRKLDLSNCGIEWVTDSIKDLHNLYYLKLSGCKRLVSLPELPCSLECLFAEDCTSLERVSDSLNIPNAQFNFIKCFTLDREARRAIIQQSFVHGNVILPAREVLEEVDYRARGNCLTIPPSAFNRFKVCVVLVIGDSVKSASEDFQLQTVYTFQTEHVFIFDISFPLIFNGRKIMLKFFGGYARIIECGVQILMDETDGSNKGLFENVEWRTYKSYEEAVEKEEYQWDTNQSEEEEEDDLWDTHESNEAFDKEDHDYESAPTAYEDICLNPSPKLDPIPNPTASSSRPLSRFTFPDSAAAFATPRIDDEASNKDDNEEGDKSEIVSEDKDEDTAHDGDYQSISSKLLHMLSLCVN
- a CDS encoding Disease resistance protein (TIR-NBS-LRR class) family translates to MASSSSSPRNWRYNVFTSFHGPDVRIKFLSHLRQQFIYNGITMFDDNGIERSQIIAPALKKAIGESRIAILLLSKNYASSSWSLDELLEILKCKEDIGQIVMTVFYEVDPSDVRNQTGDFGIAFKETCAHKTEEERQKWTQALTYVGNIAGEDFKHWPNEAKMIEKIARDVSDILNVTPCRDFDGMVGLNDHLREMESLLDLKNDGVKIVGISGPAGIGKSTIATALHGRLSNMFQRTCFVDNLRESYKIGLDEYRLKLHLQQQLLAYVLNQDKIRVGHLSVMKERLDDLRVLIILDDVEHLYQLEALADIRWFGPGSRVIVTTENREILLQHGIKDIYHVGFPSEGEALMIFCLSAFRQPSPPYGFLKLTYEVASICGNLPLGLHVLGTLLWGKSQADWIEELPRLKDCLDGRIESVLKVGYESLYEKDQALFLLIAVYFNYDYVDYVTSMLENTNVLDVRLGLKKLANRCLIQIDIDHNRKSRVVMNRLLQVMAREVISKQKISKRKILEDPQDICYVLEEAKGKGSALGLSLDVAEIKELVINKKAFKKMCNLLILKVFNGTDPRDSKLHVPEEMELPSSIRLLHWEAYPRKSFRFGPENLVTLNMEYSELEKLWKGTQPLANLKEMNLCGSSCLKELPDLSKAANLERLDVAECNALVEIPSSVANLHKIVNLHMESCESLEVIPTLINLASLKIINIHDCPRLKSFPDVPTSLEELVIEKTGVQELPASFRHCTGVTTLYICSNRNLKTFSTHLPMGLRKLDLSNCGIEWVTDSIKDLHNLYYLKLSGCKRLVSLPELPCSLECLFAEDCTSLERVSDSLNIPNAQFNFIKCFTLDREARRAIIQQSFVHGNVILPAREVLEEVDYRARGNCLTIPPSAFNRFKSHWRLSKIRFRGFPTTNRLHVPNGTCLYI
- a CDS encoding Disease resistance protein (TIR-NBS-LRR class) family, translated to MIEKIARDVSDILNVTPCRDFDGMVGLNDHLREMESLLDLKNDGVKIVGISGPAGIGKSTIATALHGRLSNMFQRTCFVDNLRESYKIGLDEYRLKLHLQQQLLAYVLNQDKIRVGHLSVMKERLDDLRVLIILDDVEHLYQLEALADIRWFGPGSRVIVTTENREILLQHGIKDIYHVGFPSEGEALMIFCLSAFRQPSPPYGFLKLTYEVASICGNLPLGLHVLGTLLWGKSQADWIEELPRLKDCLDGRIESVLKVGYESLYEKDQALFLLIAVYFNYDYVDYVTSMLENTNVLDVRLGLKKLANRCLIQIDIDHNRKSRVVMNRLLQVMAREVISKQKISKRKILEDPQDICYVLEEAKGKGSALGLSLDVAEIKELVINKKAFKKMCNLLILKVFNGTDPRDSKLHVPEEMELPSSIRLLHWEAYPRKSFRFGPENLVTLNMEYSELEKLWKGTQPLANLKEMNLCGSSCLKELPDLSKAANLERLDVAECNALVEIPSSVANLHKIVNLHMESCESLEVIPTLINLASLKIINIHDCPRLKSFPDVPTSLEELVIEKTGVQELPASFRHCTGVTTLYICSNRNLKTFSTHLPMGLRKLDLSNCGIEWVTDSIKDLHNLYYLKLSGCKRLVSLPELPCSLECLFAEDCTSLERVSDSLNIPNAQFNFIKCFTLDREARRAIIQQSFVHGNVILPAREVLEEVDYRARGNCLTIPPSAFNRFKVCVVLSIH